In Nitrospira sp., one genomic interval encodes:
- the rnk gene encoding nucleoside diphosphate kinase regulator codes for MTVRDIYITEYDLTRLQGLVAARIHAKSRDRELLEQLQQELDRAHVVTPQEIPHDIVTMNSRVRITDMESGQEQTYTLVFPAESNMAEGKVSVLAPIGTALLGCRAGDTVDWPVPVGLKTVRIREVLYQPEATGRYDL; via the coding sequence ATGACCGTGCGTGACATCTACATTACCGAGTACGACCTGACTCGGCTCCAGGGTTTGGTGGCGGCGCGTATCCATGCCAAGAGTCGGGATCGTGAGTTGTTGGAGCAATTGCAGCAGGAACTCGATCGCGCCCACGTCGTAACCCCGCAGGAGATTCCTCACGATATCGTGACGATGAACTCGCGGGTTCGCATCACGGACATGGAGAGCGGACAGGAGCAGACCTATACGCTGGTGTTTCCTGCCGAGTCCAATATGGCGGAGGGCAAGGTCTCGGTCTTGGCGCCGATCGGAACAGCCCTGTTGGGCTGTCGAGCCGGCGACACGGTGGATTGGCCGGTGCCGGTCGGTCTCAAAACGGTGCGTATTCGCGAGGTGCTGTACCAGCCGGAGGCGACCGGTCGGTACGACTTATAG
- a CDS encoding NTP transferase domain-containing protein has protein sequence MREGLEPGGRRWSIVLAGGEGIRMQPVIKRWLGRSVPKQYCRFIGTRSLFQHTLDRTMQVASPARTVVVVGRGHREAWGQIGERDPGMVLVQPRNVDTAAGIFLPLTYIRARDPEGTVLIAPSDHFVYPEERFLGEVLYAVRAAEELTAKVVLLAARPNGPETEYGWIKPDRELIGFGARSVLAVKTFLEKPEPALAQLAYASGALWNTFMMAGKVDTFWKLGLRVLPKMMALFERLAEVIDTPKEADVLRAIYERMPTANFSRDLLAHVPGETAVLEMKNIWWSDWGSPERVLNTIERLGHQATPLVAHLRTAVAEQQAASLLGAVMAQNETDEAQVV, from the coding sequence ATGCGTGAGGGATTGGAGCCGGGAGGACGGCGGTGGTCGATCGTGTTGGCAGGAGGAGAGGGCATACGGATGCAACCGGTCATCAAGCGGTGGCTGGGCCGGAGCGTGCCCAAACAATACTGCCGATTTATCGGAACGCGGTCGTTGTTCCAGCATACCCTCGACCGCACGATGCAGGTTGCTAGTCCGGCGCGGACGGTCGTGGTGGTCGGCCGAGGACATCGGGAGGCCTGGGGACAGATCGGTGAACGGGATCCCGGGATGGTGTTGGTGCAGCCGCGCAACGTCGATACGGCGGCGGGGATTTTTCTGCCCTTGACCTACATCCGGGCGCGCGATCCGGAGGGGACGGTACTGATTGCTCCGTCCGATCATTTTGTGTATCCGGAGGAACGGTTTCTGGGCGAAGTGCTCTATGCGGTTCGGGCGGCAGAGGAGTTGACTGCGAAGGTGGTTCTGCTTGCCGCCCGCCCGAACGGACCGGAAACGGAATACGGATGGATCAAGCCCGATCGAGAGCTGATCGGTTTCGGCGCTCGCTCCGTCCTGGCGGTCAAGACATTTTTGGAGAAGCCGGAGCCGGCGTTGGCGCAGTTGGCCTATGCGTCCGGCGCCTTGTGGAATACGTTCATGATGGCGGGAAAGGTCGACACGTTTTGGAAGCTGGGCCTGCGGGTGCTGCCGAAGATGATGGCCCTCTTCGAGCGCCTGGCCGAGGTGATCGATACGCCGAAGGAGGCGGACGTGTTGCGCGCAATCTATGAACGTATGCCGACGGCGAACTTTTCACGCGATCTCCTGGCGCATGTGCCGGGCGAAACGGCGGTGCTGGAGATGAAGAATATCTGGTGGAGCGATTGGGGAAGCCCTGAGCGCGTCCTGAACACCATCGAACGGCTCGGTCATCAGGCCACGCCTCTCGTGGCCCATCTTCGAACGGCCGTGGCCGAACAGCAAGCGGCCTCACTGCTCGGCGCCGTTATGGCGCAGAATGAAACAGACGAGGCGCAGGTGGTCTAG
- a CDS encoding universal stress protein, with protein sequence MSTPLLKRILFATDFSDDALRAQEYAMYLATAWDATIDVLHVIEAPPASSGETDSILAVERARGEAGRRLEQVRDFMARSGLQVLVRQVLGNPLVQIGLAAREREVDLVVLGVQGRTNRLYGLIGATAERVVKESPCPVLAVPGLRAEVDRPIDTTPHVPIRNILAPLDFSAPSLGAVEYAIQIANGLGAKVILMHVLEPVCYDLDCGLGVIEQEARKRDHWNQHLVELKEVITSYGLPAEVEISGGIPSEAILAGVLRHHADLIVMGTHGRRASPERPFGSVAEAVLRRAHCPVLTVKAPKFEPGHRRVVPQELGLEDIRGVEP encoded by the coding sequence ATGAGTACGCCACTGTTGAAGCGGATCCTGTTCGCCACAGACTTTTCCGATGATGCGTTGCGCGCGCAAGAGTATGCGATGTATCTGGCTACGGCCTGGGATGCGACTATCGACGTGCTCCATGTGATCGAGGCACCGCCGGCGTCGAGCGGTGAGACCGACAGTATCCTGGCCGTGGAGCGAGCCAGGGGCGAGGCCGGGCGTCGCCTGGAGCAGGTGCGTGACTTCATGGCGCGAAGCGGTTTGCAGGTGCTGGTGCGTCAGGTCCTGGGGAATCCGCTGGTCCAAATCGGCCTTGCCGCCAGGGAGCGCGAAGTCGACCTCGTCGTGTTGGGTGTCCAGGGTCGGACCAACCGGCTGTATGGGCTCATCGGCGCGACCGCCGAGCGGGTCGTGAAAGAAAGCCCCTGTCCGGTGTTGGCCGTGCCGGGGCTGCGGGCGGAAGTGGATAGGCCGATCGACACCACGCCCCATGTCCCGATTCGAAACATTCTTGCACCGTTGGACTTTTCCGCTCCCTCGCTGGGTGCCGTGGAATACGCCATCCAGATTGCCAACGGGCTCGGCGCGAAAGTGATCTTGATGCATGTCCTGGAGCCGGTCTGTTACGACCTGGATTGTGGCCTTGGCGTGATCGAACAGGAGGCGCGCAAGCGAGACCATTGGAATCAACACCTCGTGGAACTGAAGGAGGTGATCACCTCGTATGGGTTACCGGCCGAGGTCGAGATTTCCGGAGGCATCCCCTCCGAGGCGATCCTGGCCGGTGTCTTGCGGCACCATGCGGATCTCATCGTGATGGGAACCCATGGACGGCGTGCGAGCCCAGAGCGCCCATTCGGCAGCGTGGCGGAGGCGGTCTTGCGACGGGCGCATTGCCCGGTGCTGACGGTCAAGGCGCCGAAATTCGAGCCGGGCCACCGGCGGGTGGTGCCGCAGGAACTTGGTTTGGAAGACATCAGAGGAGTGGAACCATGA
- a CDS encoding CBS domain-containing protein, whose product MSTMQAPGVPAGGFKTVGQIVGTNQLVFRAGQNGLAIAVELLSSHTSGAPVVDAKGEFIGFISEFDVLKALQANKELSQMTAEQIMAKDRIAVAEDTSIDEAVKMMEEKRLLNLPVRRNGGVTYSVTRHDLLRAWVGLGLDIENATP is encoded by the coding sequence ATGTCGACCATGCAAGCGCCGGGGGTGCCGGCTGGTGGGTTCAAGACCGTGGGCCAGATCGTGGGGACTAACCAGTTGGTGTTTCGTGCAGGCCAGAACGGATTGGCCATTGCGGTGGAGTTATTGTCGAGCCATACGTCCGGGGCTCCGGTCGTGGATGCGAAGGGAGAATTTATTGGATTCATCAGTGAATTCGATGTGCTTAAGGCCCTCCAAGCCAATAAGGAACTCAGTCAGATGACGGCCGAACAGATCATGGCGAAGGATCGGATTGCGGTGGCAGAGGATACTTCCATCGATGAGGCAGTGAAGATGATGGAGGAGAAGCGGCTGTTGAACCTTCCTGTGAGGCGGAACGGGGGGGTGACCTATTCAGTCACGCGGCATGATCTGCTGCGGGCATGGGTCGGGCTTGGGTTGGACATCGAGAACGCCACGCCATAA
- a CDS encoding cytochrome c yields MQMKWGAGIVAVALLTFGSSVWAASVVGSSDMGKKLYLESCQHCHGAAGDGKSEMGAYLTPPPADLTSGKTQSKADAELRKVIVEGRAGTAMTGYAMYDEQQLAHILAYIRSLKR; encoded by the coding sequence ATGCAGATGAAATGGGGGGCCGGGATTGTAGCCGTCGCATTGCTTACGTTTGGGTCTTCTGTGTGGGCTGCGTCGGTAGTAGGTAGCTCGGATATGGGCAAGAAGTTGTACCTGGAGAGTTGCCAGCATTGCCATGGCGCTGCGGGGGACGGAAAGAGTGAGATGGGCGCCTATCTCACGCCGCCTCCGGCGGATCTGACCAGCGGCAAGACCCAATCGAAAGCCGATGCCGAGTTGCGGAAGGTCATCGTGGAAGGGAGGGCGGGCACGGCCATGACCGGCTATGCCATGTACGATGAGCAGCAATTGGCCCACATCCTGGCCTACATCCGCTCGTTGAAACGGTAG
- a CDS encoding response regulator transcription factor: MRILAIEDDTDLAQFLRKGLEEEQHAVEIAADGETGLMLALDESYDLLIVDVMLPKLDGLTLCRRLRERGSRTPILLLTARDTVDDKVAGLDAGADDYLTKPFAFTELVARIRALLRRGGPHVGNRLRAKDLEMDPASRRVWRAGKEITLTSKEFALLEYLLRNRDIVLTRTAILERVWGLNYDPMTNVVDVYIRSLRVKIDRDFSSPLIATVRGVGYKLETGE, from the coding sequence ATGCGTATTCTGGCTATCGAAGACGACACCGATTTGGCGCAATTCCTCCGCAAGGGATTAGAGGAAGAGCAGCATGCGGTGGAAATCGCCGCCGACGGGGAGACCGGGCTGATGCTCGCCCTGGATGAAAGCTACGATCTCCTGATCGTGGATGTGATGCTGCCCAAGCTGGATGGGCTGACGTTGTGCCGGCGTCTCCGTGAGCGGGGCAGCCGGACGCCCATTCTGCTCCTGACCGCGCGCGACACGGTCGACGACAAGGTGGCGGGGTTGGATGCCGGGGCCGACGACTATTTGACCAAGCCGTTCGCGTTCACGGAATTGGTCGCGCGCATCCGGGCGCTCCTCCGGCGAGGCGGCCCGCACGTCGGCAATCGCTTGAGGGCGAAGGATCTCGAAATGGATCCGGCCTCACGGCGGGTGTGGCGCGCCGGCAAGGAGATCACGCTGACGAGCAAAGAATTCGCCCTGCTGGAATATCTGCTGCGCAACCGCGACATCGTGCTGACCAGGACGGCGATTCTGGAGCGGGTGTGGGGGTTGAACTACGATCCGATGACCAATGTGGTGGACGTGTACATTCGGTCGCTGCGGGTCAAGATCGATCGGGATTTCTCCTCGCCCTTGATCGCCACCGTGCGCGGCGTGGGCTATAAGCTGGAGACCGGTGAGTGA
- a CDS encoding cytochrome b N-terminal domain-containing protein, whose amino-acid sequence MASRLYNWLDSRLNLKPVQRTLLDEPIPGGASWIYVFGSITLFLFVLQAATGMFLAVYYAPTPDHAYDSVRFIETEVAFGWFVRGLHHWGASAMVVAIGLHMLQTFLYGAYKPPREVMWMAGVALFLVVMTFAFTGYLLPWDQTAYWATQVGINMVGTVPLVGDLLSRVLRGGETLGALTLSRFFAIHVLFLPAVIVAGIALHLFILRRVGPAGPWSDDRASLSSETFAPRQVYMDAVVIAVVFALVAGLAYGIPLPLTDKADPSDTSFVPVPEWYFLFYYELLKYVHGPLEPLATWILPLCVILILFLWPFIDRNPVRNPIRRPVALGSGLLFLLVVFGLLGISIKNLYAVPRADPAVARGKAVYAQFGCAGCHRIHGEGGAVAPDLSTVGDTRPERAWHLKHFRDPQSVAPGSFMPKFPLTDQQLNDLTSYMLSLKRAT is encoded by the coding sequence ATGGCCTCCCGCCTCTACAACTGGCTTGACAGTCGCCTGAACCTCAAGCCGGTCCAGCGCACGTTGCTCGACGAGCCCATTCCGGGCGGAGCGAGCTGGATCTACGTGTTCGGCTCCATCACTCTTTTCCTCTTCGTCCTGCAGGCCGCCACCGGGATGTTCCTCGCGGTCTACTACGCTCCGACGCCGGACCATGCGTACGACAGCGTCCGCTTCATCGAGACCGAGGTGGCGTTCGGTTGGTTCGTGCGGGGGCTCCACCATTGGGGCGCTTCAGCCATGGTGGTGGCGATCGGCCTGCACATGTTGCAGACGTTCCTCTACGGCGCCTATAAGCCCCCGCGTGAAGTCATGTGGATGGCGGGGGTGGCGCTGTTCCTCGTGGTGATGACCTTCGCCTTCACCGGGTATCTCCTGCCGTGGGATCAAACCGCCTACTGGGCGACGCAGGTCGGCATCAATATGGTCGGCACGGTGCCGCTGGTGGGGGATCTGCTGTCGCGGGTCCTGCGGGGAGGAGAGACGCTCGGCGCCCTCACGTTGTCGCGCTTTTTCGCCATCCACGTGCTGTTTTTGCCCGCGGTGATTGTTGCGGGAATCGCACTGCACCTCTTCATCCTACGGCGCGTGGGGCCGGCCGGTCCCTGGAGCGACGACCGTGCGTCGTTGAGCAGCGAAACCTTCGCGCCGCGGCAGGTCTACATGGACGCCGTCGTGATCGCCGTCGTCTTTGCGCTCGTCGCGGGCCTGGCATACGGCATTCCCTTGCCGCTGACGGATAAGGCCGACCCGTCGGACACGAGTTTCGTGCCCGTGCCTGAATGGTATTTTCTCTTCTACTATGAACTGCTCAAGTACGTGCATGGACCACTCGAACCCCTCGCCACCTGGATTCTCCCGCTTTGCGTGATCCTGATCCTGTTCTTGTGGCCCTTCATCGACCGCAATCCGGTCCGGAATCCGATCCGACGGCCGGTGGCGCTGGGCAGCGGGCTGCTGTTCCTGCTGGTTGTGTTCGGGCTGTTGGGAATCTCGATCAAGAACCTCTATGCCGTCCCCAGGGCCGATCCGGCCGTGGCGCGCGGCAAGGCCGTGTATGCCCAGTTCGGTTGTGCCGGCTGTCACCGCATTCACGGCGAGGGGGGAGCCGTGGCGCCGGACCTCTCGACCGTGGGCGACACGAGGCCCGAACGCGCGTGGCACCTCAAACATTTCCGCGATCCGCAGTCCGTGGCGCCGGGATCGTTCATGCCGAAATTCCCGCTTACCGACCAACAGCTGAACGACCTCACCAGTTACATGCTGAGTTTGAAGCGGGCGACCTAG
- a CDS encoding ubiquinol-cytochrome c reductase iron-sulfur subunit: MTESELPSGGFSTPVGTRRTFFHWVTLAAAGFVGMGLAVPLLGSLISPVLSRRKRDWVDVGGVAELPLGRPTQLDHVTTLRDGWMETKAQKAVWAVRRSENEVQVFSPICTHLGCGYRWDDGAQKFLCPCHGSSFDVNGRVTGGPAPRPLDVLPSKIEGGRLLVMYKEFKSGLPTSVEL; this comes from the coding sequence GTGACGGAATCCGAACTGCCGAGCGGAGGGTTCTCGACACCCGTTGGGACCCGGAGGACTTTTTTCCATTGGGTGACGTTGGCCGCCGCGGGCTTCGTGGGGATGGGGTTGGCGGTCCCCTTGCTGGGCTCGCTGATTTCGCCCGTCTTGAGCAGGCGTAAACGCGACTGGGTGGATGTCGGCGGGGTGGCGGAGTTGCCGCTCGGCCGCCCCACGCAGTTGGACCATGTCACGACCCTGCGCGACGGCTGGATGGAAACCAAGGCGCAAAAGGCAGTGTGGGCCGTCCGGCGTTCCGAGAACGAGGTCCAGGTCTTTTCCCCGATCTGTACGCACCTGGGCTGCGGGTATCGGTGGGACGACGGCGCGCAAAAATTTCTCTGTCCCTGTCACGGTAGTTCATTCGACGTCAACGGTCGGGTGACCGGCGGTCCGGCTCCGCGGCCGTTGGATGTCCTGCCGTCGAAGATCGAGGGAGGGCGGCTCTTGGTGATGTACAAAGAATTCAAGTCCGGCCTGCCGACCAGCGTCGAGTTGTGA
- the trxC gene encoding thioredoxin TrxC, which yields MPDKLHIICPHCDGINRVPAARLSEGPRCGSCHKALFAGHPIGLTEAEFDLHMTRSAIPLVVDFWASWCGPCHVMAPAFEQAAKALEPRARLARVNTEEQPALAARFGIVSIPTLILFRGGREVARQAGAVGLPDIVRWVRAHS from the coding sequence ATGCCCGACAAGCTACATATCATCTGTCCCCACTGCGACGGCATCAATCGCGTTCCGGCTGCACGCCTCAGCGAGGGGCCCCGTTGCGGGAGTTGTCATAAGGCCCTCTTCGCCGGCCATCCCATCGGGCTCACGGAAGCGGAGTTCGATCTCCATATGACCCGCTCCGCCATCCCGCTGGTAGTGGATTTCTGGGCTTCGTGGTGCGGCCCCTGTCACGTGATGGCGCCGGCCTTCGAACAGGCGGCGAAGGCGCTGGAGCCCCGTGCGCGGCTCGCCAGGGTGAATACGGAGGAACAACCGGCCTTGGCGGCGCGGTTCGGCATCGTGAGCATTCCAACCCTCATCCTCTTCCGTGGTGGACGGGAGGTGGCTCGGCAGGCGGGCGCCGTGGGTCTGCCGGACATCGTGCGCTGGGTGCGGGCCCACAGTTAG
- a CDS encoding cytochrome c, with protein sequence MTWRKLGVGALVLWGITMVAVVVLFVQGQTRPGLDRRTEIVLAPAERDLILEEMRQLLKAVHGVITALSSPDQNLKPAEGAARAAGMQMSADVSPAVMLKLPLAFKQMGMSIHKDMDNLADAVVQGESSPQLLARLSSMTARCTTCHDMYRFVTK encoded by the coding sequence ATGACCTGGCGAAAACTCGGCGTGGGGGCGTTGGTGTTGTGGGGCATCACAATGGTGGCGGTCGTGGTCCTCTTCGTTCAAGGGCAGACCAGGCCGGGATTGGATCGACGGACGGAGATCGTGTTGGCCCCTGCCGAACGCGACCTGATCTTGGAAGAGATGCGACAGTTGCTCAAAGCGGTCCATGGCGTGATCACGGCGCTGAGCAGCCCGGACCAAAACCTCAAGCCGGCGGAAGGGGCGGCCAGGGCGGCGGGCATGCAGATGTCGGCAGACGTGAGTCCCGCCGTCATGCTGAAATTGCCGTTGGCCTTCAAACAGATGGGAATGTCCATTCATAAAGACATGGACAACCTGGCCGATGCCGTCGTCCAGGGCGAGTCGTCGCCGCAGTTGCTCGCGCGGCTCTCGAGCATGACGGCCCGCTGCACCACCTGTCATGACATGTACCGCTTCGTCACCAAGTAA
- a CDS encoding HAMP domain-containing protein, whose protein sequence is MSSFRTQFRLYTVALIAALLGGFNVVVYTGFHSLLQQYVDGRLFGFADTLAELIEQRPDLMKRSDHEIVVPRGAQVADERMKELREVSHSVHILALDGTVVWKGSAVLPRPSVDAAVLERGRRGEVVYETIETASGAPVRQIFVPIMHQDEVRYLLQAEESLVFFRRTHRSLMGLLMLGSVAVLAASWFGSGWLARKVLDPVETLSRTAESISESALRSRVNLNAPFEEFERLAQAFNAMLDRLQRASESQRRFTDYAAHEMKTPLTVMQGNLEVALQRSRSAEDYRDVLVSNLDQVQRLIVLTRSLLTLARFAGDRPPVELAPLALQPLLRELIDDLTPVAEDRNLTLVLDEQPVRPVLGDAERLKQVFINLLDNALRYTDPGGTVTVRLSGVRDEVHVAVHDTGQGIAREHLAYLFEPFYRTDPARARDSGGHGLGLPIVKEIVEAHHGTIAVESEVGKGSVFTLTLSAA, encoded by the coding sequence GTGAGCAGTTTCCGCACCCAATTCCGGCTCTACACGGTGGCCTTGATCGCGGCGCTGCTGGGCGGCTTCAACGTGGTGGTCTACACGGGCTTTCACAGCCTGCTGCAGCAGTACGTAGACGGCCGGTTGTTCGGGTTCGCCGACACGCTGGCCGAGCTGATCGAGCAGCGGCCCGACTTGATGAAGCGCTCGGACCACGAGATCGTCGTGCCGCGCGGTGCGCAGGTGGCCGACGAGCGCATGAAGGAGTTGCGGGAGGTCTCCCACTCGGTTCACATCCTGGCGCTCGACGGGACCGTCGTGTGGAAGGGTAGCGCCGTTCTGCCCCGCCCCTCCGTGGACGCCGCCGTGCTCGAACGGGGCCGACGCGGCGAAGTGGTCTACGAAACGATCGAAACCGCATCCGGCGCGCCGGTTCGACAGATCTTCGTGCCCATCATGCATCAGGACGAGGTGCGGTATCTGTTGCAGGCCGAAGAGTCCCTGGTCTTTTTCCGGCGGACCCATCGCAGCCTCATGGGCCTGCTCATGCTCGGGTCCGTGGCGGTATTGGCCGCGTCCTGGTTCGGGAGCGGCTGGTTGGCCCGCAAGGTGCTCGATCCGGTCGAAACCTTGAGCCGCACCGCGGAGAGCATTTCCGAATCGGCCCTCCGCTCGCGCGTGAATTTGAATGCGCCGTTCGAGGAGTTCGAGCGGCTGGCCCAGGCCTTCAACGCGATGCTCGACCGCCTGCAGCGCGCTTCCGAAAGCCAGCGGCGGTTCACGGACTACGCCGCGCATGAGATGAAGACGCCGTTGACCGTCATGCAGGGCAACCTGGAGGTGGCCTTGCAGCGCTCGCGGTCGGCGGAGGACTATCGCGACGTGTTGGTGTCGAATCTCGACCAAGTGCAGCGACTCATCGTGCTCACCCGCTCCCTGCTCACGCTCGCGCGCTTTGCCGGCGATCGCCCGCCGGTGGAGTTGGCGCCTCTGGCGCTGCAGCCGCTGTTGCGTGAGCTGATCGATGACTTGACGCCCGTCGCCGAGGACCGAAACCTGACCTTGGTGTTGGATGAGCAGCCGGTCAGGCCGGTGCTGGGCGACGCGGAGCGCCTGAAGCAGGTGTTCATCAATCTGCTGGACAATGCCTTGCGGTACACCGATCCCGGCGGCACCGTCACGGTGCGCCTGAGCGGCGTTCGCGACGAGGTCCATGTGGCCGTTCACGATACCGGGCAGGGCATCGCCCGGGAACACCTCGCCTATCTGTTCGAGCCCTTTTATCGCACCGACCCGGCCCGCGCCAGGGATTCCGGCGGGCATGGCCTCGGCCTCCCCATCGTGAAGGAAATCGTGGAAGCCCACCACGGCACGATCGCCGTGGAGAGCGAAGTGGGCAAGGGGTCGGTGTTTACGTTGACCCTGTCCGCCGCGTAG
- the glgP gene encoding alpha-glucan family phosphorylase, giving the protein MEIGLNPLMPTYAGGLGVLAGDTLRSAADLEVPMVGVTLLHRRGYFYQRLDRTGWQSEEPVAWAVHDFVDPLDQRVSVEIEGRRVQIRAWRYLVKGMSGYALPVYLLDTDLPENSPFDRSITDSLYGGDAYYRLCQELVLGFGGFAMLRALGYGTIFRYHLNEGHAALLVPALLEDALASRPHNGEVPPDMIEKVREQCIFTTHTPVPAGHDQFSAELAHRVLGSRRCDLVQACQHQGALNMTLLALRGSRYVNGVAMRHGEVSHSLYPGYPIHSITNGVHAVTWAAPSFQNLYDRHLPEWRYDQLSLRYAISIPGAEIWAAHREAKLALVDVVNRETNAGFDRDFLTIGFARRATAYKRGTLVFHDLDRLRRLAKEVGPIQFVFAGKAHPQDQAGKELIRRIHEVRGQVPVAYLPNYDMGVARLLCAGVDVWLNTPLPPMEASGTSGMKAAMNGVPSLSVLDGWWVEGHIEGVTGWAIGAKGEAAAVQGADLDAVHAAALYDSLERRVLPLFYRDREGFIEVMKHTIAINGAFFNTQRMVGQYLRNAYRLTGLSANGA; this is encoded by the coding sequence ATGGAGATCGGGCTCAATCCCCTGATGCCGACCTATGCCGGAGGGCTCGGGGTGCTGGCGGGGGACACGTTACGGTCCGCGGCGGATCTGGAGGTGCCCATGGTCGGGGTCACGCTGCTGCATCGGCGCGGCTACTTCTATCAGCGTCTCGATCGGACGGGGTGGCAATCGGAGGAGCCGGTGGCCTGGGCGGTGCACGATTTCGTCGACCCACTGGATCAACGGGTGTCGGTCGAGATCGAGGGGCGAAGGGTGCAGATCCGGGCGTGGCGCTACTTGGTCAAGGGCATGTCGGGCTATGCGTTGCCGGTCTATCTGCTCGACACCGATCTGCCGGAGAACAGTCCCTTCGATCGCTCCATCACGGACTCACTCTACGGCGGGGACGCCTATTACCGGCTGTGCCAGGAATTGGTGCTGGGATTCGGCGGCTTCGCGATGCTGCGGGCGTTGGGGTACGGCACGATCTTCCGGTATCACCTCAACGAAGGCCATGCGGCGCTGCTGGTGCCGGCCCTGCTGGAGGATGCGCTCGCGTCACGGCCCCACAACGGCGAGGTGCCGCCGGATATGATCGAGAAGGTGCGGGAGCAATGCATCTTCACGACCCACACACCGGTGCCGGCGGGACACGACCAATTTTCTGCGGAACTGGCCCATCGTGTGTTGGGGAGCCGCCGGTGCGACCTCGTCCAGGCCTGCCAGCATCAAGGCGCCTTGAATATGACCCTGCTGGCGCTACGGGGATCGCGTTACGTGAATGGAGTGGCGATGCGGCATGGTGAAGTCTCCCATTCGTTGTATCCCGGTTATCCGATCCATTCCATCACCAACGGCGTGCACGCCGTCACCTGGGCCGCGCCCTCCTTTCAGAATCTCTATGATCGCCACTTGCCGGAATGGCGGTACGACCAGCTGTCCCTTCGGTATGCCATCAGCATTCCGGGGGCGGAGATTTGGGCCGCCCACCGCGAGGCGAAGTTGGCCCTCGTGGATGTCGTCAATCGGGAAACCAACGCCGGGTTCGATCGCGACTTCTTGACCATCGGCTTTGCGCGCCGCGCCACGGCCTACAAGCGCGGGACGTTGGTGTTTCACGACCTCGATCGGTTGCGGCGGCTGGCGAAGGAGGTCGGTCCGATCCAGTTCGTGTTTGCGGGGAAGGCGCACCCCCAGGATCAGGCCGGCAAGGAGCTGATCCGGCGCATCCACGAGGTGCGGGGACAGGTGCCGGTGGCCTATCTGCCGAACTACGACATGGGTGTGGCCCGTCTGTTGTGCGCGGGCGTGGACGTGTGGCTGAATACGCCGCTGCCGCCGATGGAGGCGTCCGGCACCAGCGGCATGAAGGCGGCCATGAACGGCGTGCCCAGTCTGAGCGTCTTGGACGGGTGGTGGGTCGAGGGGCACATCGAGGGCGTGACGGGCTGGGCGATCGGAGCGAAGGGCGAGGCGGCCGCGGTTCAGGGGGCGGATCTGGACGCCGTCCATGCCGCGGCGCTGTATGACAGCCTGGAGCGGCGCGTGTTGCCGCTCTTCTACCGCGATCGCGAGGGGTTCATCGAGGTGATGAAACACACGATTGCGATCAACGGGGCGTTCTTCAATACGCAACGCATGGTGGGCCAGTATCTCCGCAATGCGTACCGGTTGACGGGACTCTCCGCCAATGGAGCCTAG
- a CDS encoding OsmC family protein has product MEVRSKVYTYRTKVKWTEQKKGTITCEGKPDIQVATPPEFKGHEGIWSPEDLYVASANMCLMTTFLAVAERAGLAFTAFESEAEGRLELVDGKFQVTTIVLRPTITLAPGADSVKAKDLIEKAEANCLISNSMKTRVTLEPTIV; this is encoded by the coding sequence ATGGAGGTTCGCAGTAAGGTCTACACCTATCGGACGAAAGTGAAGTGGACGGAGCAGAAGAAGGGCACGATCACCTGTGAGGGCAAGCCCGACATTCAGGTCGCCACGCCGCCGGAATTCAAGGGGCACGAAGGCATCTGGTCACCGGAGGACCTGTACGTGGCATCGGCCAACATGTGTTTGATGACGACTTTCCTCGCCGTCGCGGAACGGGCGGGGTTGGCGTTCACAGCGTTCGAGAGCGAGGCCGAGGGGCGGCTGGAGTTGGTGGATGGTAAGTTTCAGGTCACGACCATCGTCCTGCGTCCGACGATCACCCTTGCGCCGGGGGCGGATTCCGTCAAGGCCAAGGACCTGATCGAGAAGGCCGAGGCGAACTGTCTGATCTCCAATTCCATGAAGACCCGTGTGACGCTCGAACCGACCATCGTGTGA
- a CDS encoding DUF2892 domain-containing protein: MTCNVGGIERPIRIVLGVLLIGIGAFAGLPPVGMGITLAVGTIALVTGVIGFCPAWTLFGINTCATGGGRKR, translated from the coding sequence ATGACATGCAATGTGGGAGGAATCGAGCGGCCGATTCGGATCGTGTTGGGGGTGCTGTTGATTGGAATCGGGGCCTTTGCCGGGCTTCCGCCGGTGGGGATGGGCATCACGCTGGCGGTGGGGACGATCGCGTTGGTGACCGGAGTGATCGGGTTCTGCCCGGCTTGGACGTTGTTCGGAATCAACACCTGCGCGACCGGCGGGGGCCGGAAACGCTAG